GGATCGCCGTGCTCCTGGTCGACGGGCTCGGCTGGTACCAGATCCCCACCGCCGCCCGGTACGCGCCGACGCTGGCCGGGCTGGCCGCCGCCACCGGCGTCCCGCTCACCGCGGGTTTCCCGTCCACCACCCCGACCAGCCTGGTCGGCCTCGGCACCGGCGTGCCGCCGGGCGCGCACGGGGTGCTCGGCTTCACCGTCCGGGTGCCCGGCACCGACCGGGTGCTCACCCACGTCGACTGGGCCGGCGACCCCGACCCGTCCCGCTGGCAGCCGGTGCCCACCTGGTACGAGCGGGCCCGCGCGGCAGGCGTGGCGGTGACCGTGGTGAGCCGGCCCGAGTTCGCCGGCAGCGGTCTCACCCTGGCCGCCAACCGGGGCGGCGACTACCGGGGCGCGACCGGGATCGACGCGCTCGCCGCGCGGATGCTCACCGCGTTGGCTGCCGGCGCCGGTCCCACCCTGGTCTCCGGCTACCACCCCGACCTCGACCGGCACGGCCACCTCAGCGGCGTCGACTCCGTACCGTGGCGGACCGCCGCCGCCGAGGTGGACGCGTTGCTGGCCCGGCTGGTGGACGGGCTGCCGCCGGACGCCGCGCTGCTGGTCACCGCCGACCACGGCCAGCTCGAGGTGCCGGCCGGGCACCGGTTCGACCTGGACGCCGATCCCCGGCTGCGGGCCGGGGTGCGGGTGGTGGCCGGCGAGCCCCGGGTCCGCTACCTGCACACCGAGCCGGGCGCCGAGGCCGACGTGGTGGCCGCCTGGACGGCGGTGCTCGACGGCGCGGCGGACGTGCTGACCCGCGCCGAAGCGGTGGCCACCGGCTGGTTCGGGGCGGTGCCCGAGGCGCACCTGGCCCGGATCGGCGACGTGGTGGTGGTCTGCCGGGACACGTACGCGGTGGTCGCCACCCGCTCGGAGCCGCCGATGGCGTCGCGGCTGGTGGCGTACCACGGGGCGGACACCGCCGCGGAGATGACCGTCCCGCTGCTCGTGGTCCGGGGCTGACCGCCGGGTCGTTGTCGGACCGGCGGGTTAGCCTGCGGGGCATGGGGCGCAGCCAGTCATTGCCGCGGGGCGGCGGAGACCCGCGCTTCGGGCCGGACGCCGACGACACCGGCTGCCCGATCCTGCACGTCGACATGGACGCGTTCTTCGCCTCGGTCGAGGTGCGTCGCCGTCCCGAGCTGCGCGGTCGGCCGGTGGTGGTGGGTGGTGTCGGTCCGCGCGGGGTGGTCAGCTCGGCCAGCTACGAGGCCCGACAGTTCGGCGTACGCAGCGCCATGCCCATCGCCCGCGCCCGCGCGCTCTGCCCGGGCGCGGTCTACCTGCCGCCCGACTTCGGCGCCTACTCGGAGGCGTCCCGCGCGGTGATGCGGATCTTCCGGGACGTCACGCCGCTCGTCGAGCCGCTCTCGCTGGACGAGGCGTTCCTCGACGTGGCGGGCGCCCGGCGGCTGTTCGGCCCGCCGGCGGCGATCGCCGCGCTGATCCGTCGCCGGGTGGCCGAGGAACAGCGGCTGACGTGTTCGGTCGGCGTCGGGCCGAGCAAGTTCGTGGCGAAGCTCGGTTCCACCCGGGCCAAACCGGACGGCCTGCTCGTGGTGCCCGCCGACCAGGTGCTGGAGTTCCTGCACCCGCTGCCGGTGTCGGCGCTGTGGGGGGTGGGGGAGCGGTCGGCGGACGCGCTGCGCCGGCTCGGCCTGCGCACCGTGCGTGACCTGGCCGAGGCGCCGCCCGGCCTGCTGCGCCGGGCGGTGGGCGAGGCGTCCGCCACGCACCTGCACGAGCTGGCCTGGGGGCGGGACCCGCGCGGGGTGTCCCCGGAACAGGTGGAGAAGTCGATCGGCGCGGAGGTCACGTTCGACACCGACGTCACCGACCCGGTGGAGATCCGGCGGGCCCTGCTCGCCCTCGCCGACAAGGCCGGCACCCGGCTGCGGGCGGCCGGGCAGGTGGGGCGCACGGTGTCGCTGAAGGTCCGGTTCGCCGACTTCCGCACGGTGAGCCGCTCCCGCACCCTCGCCGTGCCGACCGACACGGCCCGCGAGATGTTCGACACGGCCTGGGCGCTCTGGGGCGTTCTCGCCCCGCGCGAGCCGGTTCGCCTGGTGGGCGTGCGGATGGAAGGGCTCGCCGTGGCGGAGGAGACACCACAGCAGCTCACCCTGGGTGCGCCGGAGCGCGGCTGGCGGGAGGCGGAGGCGGCGGCCGACGCGGCGGCTGCCCGTTTCGGGCGATCCGTCATAGGTCCGGCCAGTCTTCTCGGGCGGCGTGATAAGCACCGAGTCGAAAAACCGACCCGGCCGTAGGTCGTCCCGCTTTCCGACGCGCGAGCACCCTCGTAGACTTGCGGGTAAGCAGCCGGTTGGCTGCCACGGTCTGTCGGCCCGACCGGGCCGACCAACGTGACCGGGGAGGAGTGCCGTGCCGCTCTCGGAGCACGAGCAGCGGCTGTTCGAGCAGATCGAGCAGTCGCTTGCCGAGGATCCCAAGTTCGCCTCGGCTGTGCGCGCCAGCGACCCGCGTTTCCACGCGCGGCGTCGCGTGCTCGTCGCTGCCGGCGTGGTCGTCGTTGGTCTGGCCCTGTTGATTTACGGGGTCGTGATCAAGATTCCTGCGGTGGCCGTGGCGGGCTTCGTCGTCATGCTGGCCTCGTCGGGCTACGCGGTGCAGTCGCACCGCCGGTCCCAGACGCCCGACCTGCACGTGGTGGGCGGCACAACGACAAGCCGGCGTCGTCCCCGTGGCCGCAGCAGCGGCGGCCGTCGGGGCTCCTTCCTCGACCGGATGGAGGACCGTTGGCGGCAGCGCCCGGAGGGCCACCGCTGACCGCGATCCACCGCTGACCGAGGCGGGCCGCGACGGACGCCTGCCGGCGTGTGCCGGCAGGCGCACTCCCCGCGCGCCCTCCCGTCCCCTCCCCGTCCTCCCCTGATTCACTGGGGGGTGGGTCAGCGGGCCAGCAGGCGACGGGGATTCCAGCGCAGCAGCCGCTGCCGTACCTGACCGGTGGTGATGACCAAGCGGGCCGACCGCTCGGCCAGGGCGGTCCGCCACCGGATCAGCACCGACGGCGGCAGCACCGCCGCCAGCAGCCGGGTCCGCCGGCTCGCGCCGGCCGCGAGAGCCCCGCGTACCGTCCGCAGCGCCGGCTGCAACTCCGCGCCGGTCAGCGGGTCCCGGGCGTAGCGGGCCCGCTCCTCGGCGCGGCCCAGCAGTCGTACCCCGGTGGCCGCGCCCGCGTCCTCGACCAGCGCCTCCCGGGCCAACCGCTCCGCGGTCGCCCGCGGGGTCTCCGTGCCGTCCACCGGGACGTGGAAGTCGACAAGCGTGTCCAGCAACTCGTCCCAGACGGCGTGCGCGTCGGCGCGGGCCGCCTCGGCGTCCACCCCGACCACCACCTCGCGGGTCTCGCCCCGCTGCCCGGGCACGGTCACGGCGGTGGCCGCCGGCACGGTCGCCCGGACCCGGCGCCGGCGGCGAAGCGCCGAGCGGCGCAGGGCCGGTACGGCGAGCAACGCCAGCAGGGCGAGCGCCCCGGCCAGCCACCACGGCCAGACCGGCGCCCGCCGGGTCGGCCCGCTCTCGCCGAGCGCCAGACCCTGGTCGGCGTCCTTGTCCAGGCGGTCCGGCTCGTTCGGGCCGGCGGACGGGTCGACCCCACCGGGTGCGGCGCTGCTGCCGGGCGCGGGGGCGTTCTCCTCCGGGGCGTTCGTGTCCGGCGCCCAGGACGACCGGACCGCACCCGGGATGCTCGCCGCCGGGGTGGCGTCGAACGGCACCCAGCCGATGCCGCCGAAGTAGACCTCGGTCCAGGCGTGCAGGTTCTGGTTGGTGAGCACGTAGGTACCGCCGTCGACGTTGCTGCCGTTGGTGAACCCGACCGCCACCCGGGCCGGTACGCCGGCCTCCCGGACCAGCCAGGCCATCGCCGCGGCGTACTGCTGGCAGTAACCCACCTTGGTGGCGAGGAAGTCGGTGATGTCATCCCCGCTGCTGCCGTTGCGGGTGGACAGCGCGTAGGTGAAGCCGTTCTCCACCGAGAAGTAGTCGTAGACCGCCCGCACCTTGTCGTAGTCGGTCTGCTTGCCCTTGACCAACTGCTTGACCAGCCGCTCGACGGCCGGCACGGACGGCCTGGCGGTCTGCAGCGTCATGATCCGGCTGTCCGAGGGGAGGGACGGCGCGGCGCGCAGCGCCGACGGGCTGAACGTCGACCGCACGTAGTCGAAGGAGTAGCGCTTGCCCCGGGCGTTCTCCCGGTTGGAGAACACGACCTGCTGGTTCGGGTCGTACAGCCAGTAGTTGCTGAGGTCGTCGGTGTCGACCGGCTCGGCGTAGACCGGCAACAGCGGCATGTTCAGGTTCTTGGTCACCTCGACGGTGGCCCGGTAGCGCTGCTGCTCGACCCCGCGGGGCGCGCGCTCGCCCGGGTCGGGCAGGCCACGGGTGACCGCCCGGCCGGTGGGCACCCGCGCCTGGAAGCCGTTCGGCCGCAGGTCGTCCACCACGCCGAGGCGCAGATAGAACGGGTCGGGCTCGTTGGTGGTGACCTTGACCAGGTCGAACCGCTCGCTCTGGTTGAGCTGACCGCTGAGCGCGGCGAACAGGTCGACCCGGCCCGGGCTGCCGCCCTGACCGGGCCGGCCGTTGCCGTCGCCGTTGCCGGCGCCGACGGTGCTCATCAGGCCGCCGGTCATCCCCGGTACGGCCAGCGGCACCGCCACCGCCACCGCCACCCCGACCACGGCCAGCCGGCGGCCGGCCGCGGCCAACGGCGACGCCTCCCAGACGTCGACGTCACGCCCCTCGCCGGTGAACCGGCGACCGAACCGGCGCACCCGGTCGACGTTGTCGGTGACCAACAGCCACAGGTAGCCGGCGGCGCCCACCACGAACGGGGTGGCGGGGACGCTGTCCACGTAGACCGCCACCGGCACCGAGTAGATGGCCAGCATCGGCAGCCCGGCCAGCGCCGGCCGGCGCAGCCCGACCGCGAGCACGTCCACCACCACGGCCACCGCGCCGATGCCGAGCACGGCCAGGAAGAGCAGCGAGTCGACGTCGGGCACCTCGACGCCGTACGTGCGCATGTCCTCGAGCGAGGACGAGAGCAGGTCACCGAAGTGGACGAACGTGGCCGGGGTGGGCACGAACGCGAACACCTCGGTGCCACCCGGGAAGACCCACGTCAGGCCCAGGGTCAGGCCACCCAGCATGGCCAGCAGCTGACCCCACAGCGGGGCCCGGCCCAGCCGGCTCAGCGCCGCCGCGCCGGCCACCACGGAGACCACGATGGCCGCCTGGACCAGCCACGTCCAGCGTTCGAAGATCGCCGACAGCGGGGCCGCCGACAGCAGGGTCGCCGCCGCGGCGACGAAGCCGATGTTGCGGTGCGGGGTCACCTGACCACCTCTCGGTTATCGCATGCCGCCGGCGACCGTCTCGGCCAGCGCCGCCCGCAGGGCGAAGCCCTGGGAACCGCGGCCGGCCTGCGGCCACAGCGCCGGCAGCCGGTTGCCGTGCTCCACCCCGATCACCCGCCAGCCGCTCTGCAGCAGGGCGAGCGCGGAGCTGCCGTGTGCCCGCTCCGCCTCGGCCCGTGCCTTCGGCGGCAGGTTCAGCCAGGTGTTGCTGTCGAGCAGGAACGCCACGCAGGTGGCGCCGTTGCCACGCAGCCCGGCCAGCAGCTCCGCCTCGGCGTCGCCGAGCGTGCCGAGGAGCGCGATGATCAGGCCGCCGTCGGCCCGCTGCCGAACCTGCTGCACAAGCGTGGTGATCTCGCCCCGCCGGTCGAGGTGCACCTCGGCCAGGTGGTCGAGGAGCAACCCGTCGCCGCCGGCCTCGGTGGCGCCGACGTCGGTGCCGGCGCCGGTGACCAGGCGCAGCTTGTAGCCGGCCTGACGCAGGTGCACGGCGATGCTGGCGGCGGCGGAGACGGCCCACTCGAAGCTGGCCGTCGGGCCCTCGCCCCGGTGGCCGGCGGCCCGGGTGTCGAGCACCACGGTCGCCCGGCTCTCCCACGGCTGTTCCTCGCGGCGCACCATCAGCTCGCCGGTGCGGGCGGTCGACTTCCAGTGCACCCGGCGCAGGTCGTCGCCCATCCGGTATTCCCGGGTGGCGGCGTCGTCCTCGCCGTGCACCGCCACCGAACGCGCGCGGCTGTCGCCGCTGCCGGCGTACTCGCCCGGCAACCGCACCGCGGGCAGCGGGGTGACCTGCGGGATCACGGTGAGGTGGTCGGTGCTGGGGAAGGACCGGGTCAGCTCGCACAGCCCGAACGGGTCGGTCAGCCGGATCACCAGCGGACCCACGTCGTAGCGGCCCCGCACGTCGGCGCGGACCGTGTACGCCACGGAGCTGGCCTGGTGCGCGCCGAGTCGCTCCAGCACCACCCGGGGCCGGCTGCCCAACGCGTAGGGCAGCCGGTCCTCCAGCAGCAGCGTGCCGGTGGGCAGCCGGGACAGGTTCTGCAGCCGCAGCACCACCCGGGAACTGGCCCCGACCGGCACCCGGTGCGGTTCGAGCGTGCGGTTGCAGGCCAGCTTGTAGCGGCTGCGCCCGACGTACGCGGCCGCGAGCAGCGGCAGGACGGCGAGCAGGACGGCCACCCGGAGCAGGTCCTTCTCGCCGAGGATGCCGGCGGAGATCGCGGCGGCGACCGCCGCCGCCAGGAAGGAGCGGCCGCGGGTGGTCAGCCCGCGCAGGCCGTCACGCACGTCACGGCCTCCGCGGCTCGTACGGCCCGCGGCCGTTGCCGCTCCCGGGCCGGGTGTCGTACGGGGAACGCTGCCGGTCGTGCGGCAGCGGCAGGCGGTGCACCAGTTCGGCCACGATCGCGTCGGTGGTACGCCGGGCCAGCTGCGCGTCCGCGGTCGGGATGATGCGGTGCGCCAGCACCGGCACCGCCAGGGTCTGGAGGTCGTCCGGAAGGACGTAGTCGCGGCCCTCCAGGGCGGCCACCGCGCGGGCCGTGCGCAGCAGTTGCAGGGTGGCCCGCGGGGACGCGCCGAGTCGCAGGTCGGGCGCCTCGCGGGTGGCGGTCACCAGGTCGATGGCGTACTGCTTGACGGCGTCGGCGACGTGCACCTGACGGACGTGGCCGATCAGCCGGCGCATGGTGGCCGCGTCGGCGACCGGCCGCAGCGCCGGCAGCGGGTCGGTGGCGCCGTGCCCGTCGAGCATGGCCAGCTCGGCGCTCGGGTCCGGGTAGCCCATCGCGATGCGGGCGGTGAACCGGTCCCGCTGCGCCTCGGGCAGCGGGTAGGTCCCCTCCATCTCGATCGGGTTCTGCGTCGCGATCACCATGAACGGGGTCTGGAGCTGGTAGGTCACCCCGTCGACGGTGACCTGCCGTTCCTCCATGCACTCGAGCAGGGCCGACTGGGTCTTCGGCGAGGCCCGGTTGATCTCGTCGCCGACCACCAGGTTGGCGAAGACCGCGCCCGGGCGGAACTCGAAGTCGTGGGTCTCCTGGTTGTAGACGCTCACACCGGTGACGTCGCTGGGCAGGAGGTCGGGGGTGAACTGGATGCGGCGGACCGAGCAGTCGATGGAGCGGGCCATCGCCTTGGCGAGCTTGGTCTTGCCGACGCCGGGAACGTCTTCGATGAGGAGGTGGCCCTCGGCCAGCAGCACCGCCAGGGCGAGCCGGACGGTGGCCGTCTTGCCCGCGATGACCTGCTCGATGTTGGCCACGACGGCTTCGCTGGCGGCACGGAACTCGTCGTGCGGCAGCAGACCGCCCACCTCGTCCCAGGTCTGTTGTGTCACGGGCCTCCTCCTCGTCGCCGGAACGGCAGCTCTGTATAGAGCACCTGGACCCGCCGTTGGGTTCGCGACGCCGAGCCTCGTCTGCCGCACGCATCTCACTGGCCTCTCAGGCTAACCATGTTTCTCGTCAACGCCGACTCCCGCAGGTGGTCGGTCGGTTACACCCGGAATATTCGCCGGACGGGGGATCGGGGTA
The genomic region above belongs to Micromonospora sp. WMMD1128 and contains:
- a CDS encoding DUF3488 and transglutaminase-like domain-containing protein: MTPHRNIGFVAAAATLLSAAPLSAIFERWTWLVQAAIVVSVVAGAAALSRLGRAPLWGQLLAMLGGLTLGLTWVFPGGTEVFAFVPTPATFVHFGDLLSSSLEDMRTYGVEVPDVDSLLFLAVLGIGAVAVVVDVLAVGLRRPALAGLPMLAIYSVPVAVYVDSVPATPFVVGAAGYLWLLVTDNVDRVRRFGRRFTGEGRDVDVWEASPLAAAGRRLAVVGVAVAVAVPLAVPGMTGGLMSTVGAGNGDGNGRPGQGGSPGRVDLFAALSGQLNQSERFDLVKVTTNEPDPFYLRLGVVDDLRPNGFQARVPTGRAVTRGLPDPGERAPRGVEQQRYRATVEVTKNLNMPLLPVYAEPVDTDDLSNYWLYDPNQQVVFSNRENARGKRYSFDYVRSTFSPSALRAAPSLPSDSRIMTLQTARPSVPAVERLVKQLVKGKQTDYDKVRAVYDYFSVENGFTYALSTRNGSSGDDITDFLATKVGYCQQYAAAMAWLVREAGVPARVAVGFTNGSNVDGGTYVLTNQNLHAWTEVYFGGIGWVPFDATPAASIPGAVRSSWAPDTNAPEENAPAPGSSAAPGGVDPSAGPNEPDRLDKDADQGLALGESGPTRRAPVWPWWLAGALALLALLAVPALRRSALRRRRRVRATVPAATAVTVPGQRGETREVVVGVDAEAARADAHAVWDELLDTLVDFHVPVDGTETPRATAERLAREALVEDAGAATGVRLLGRAEERARYARDPLTGAELQPALRTVRGALAAGASRRTRLLAAVLPPSVLIRWRTALAERSARLVITTGQVRQRLLRWNPRRLLAR
- a CDS encoding DNA polymerase IV; its protein translation is MGRSQSLPRGGGDPRFGPDADDTGCPILHVDMDAFFASVEVRRRPELRGRPVVVGGVGPRGVVSSASYEARQFGVRSAMPIARARALCPGAVYLPPDFGAYSEASRAVMRIFRDVTPLVEPLSLDEAFLDVAGARRLFGPPAAIAALIRRRVAEEQRLTCSVGVGPSKFVAKLGSTRAKPDGLLVVPADQVLEFLHPLPVSALWGVGERSADALRRLGLRTVRDLAEAPPGLLRRAVGEASATHLHELAWGRDPRGVSPEQVEKSIGAEVTFDTDVTDPVEIRRALLALADKAGTRLRAAGQVGRTVSLKVRFADFRTVSRSRTLAVPTDTAREMFDTAWALWGVLAPREPVRLVGVRMEGLAVAEETPQQLTLGAPERGWREAEAAADAAAARFGRSVIGPASLLGRRDKHRVEKPTRP
- a CDS encoding DUF3040 domain-containing protein; translation: MPLSEHEQRLFEQIEQSLAEDPKFASAVRASDPRFHARRRVLVAAGVVVVGLALLIYGVVIKIPAVAVAGFVVMLASSGYAVQSHRRSQTPDLHVVGGTTTSRRRPRGRSSGGRRGSFLDRMEDRWRQRPEGHR
- a CDS encoding MoxR family ATPase, with protein sequence MTQQTWDEVGGLLPHDEFRAASEAVVANIEQVIAGKTATVRLALAVLLAEGHLLIEDVPGVGKTKLAKAMARSIDCSVRRIQFTPDLLPSDVTGVSVYNQETHDFEFRPGAVFANLVVGDEINRASPKTQSALLECMEERQVTVDGVTYQLQTPFMVIATQNPIEMEGTYPLPEAQRDRFTARIAMGYPDPSAELAMLDGHGATDPLPALRPVADAATMRRLIGHVRQVHVADAVKQYAIDLVTATREAPDLRLGASPRATLQLLRTARAVAALEGRDYVLPDDLQTLAVPVLAHRIIPTADAQLARRTTDAIVAELVHRLPLPHDRQRSPYDTRPGSGNGRGPYEPRRP
- a CDS encoding nucleotide pyrophosphatase/phosphodiesterase family protein, coding for MTGPAPGPLDRVAPRYDGGSLVDVLPSALALLGVPGAVDRLGLAPRLAGVRRIAVLLVDGLGWYQIPTAARYAPTLAGLAAATGVPLTAGFPSTTPTSLVGLGTGVPPGAHGVLGFTVRVPGTDRVLTHVDWAGDPDPSRWQPVPTWYERARAAGVAVTVVSRPEFAGSGLTLAANRGGDYRGATGIDALAARMLTALAAGAGPTLVSGYHPDLDRHGHLSGVDSVPWRTAAAEVDALLARLVDGLPPDAALLVTADHGQLEVPAGHRFDLDADPRLRAGVRVVAGEPRVRYLHTEPGAEADVVAAWTAVLDGAADVLTRAEAVATGWFGAVPEAHLARIGDVVVVCRDTYAVVATRSEPPMASRLVAYHGADTAAEMTVPLLVVRG
- a CDS encoding DUF58 domain-containing protein gives rise to the protein MRDGLRGLTTRGRSFLAAAVAAAISAGILGEKDLLRVAVLLAVLPLLAAAYVGRSRYKLACNRTLEPHRVPVGASSRVVLRLQNLSRLPTGTLLLEDRLPYALGSRPRVVLERLGAHQASSVAYTVRADVRGRYDVGPLVIRLTDPFGLCELTRSFPSTDHLTVIPQVTPLPAVRLPGEYAGSGDSRARSVAVHGEDDAATREYRMGDDLRRVHWKSTARTGELMVRREEQPWESRATVVLDTRAAGHRGEGPTASFEWAVSAAASIAVHLRQAGYKLRLVTGAGTDVGATEAGGDGLLLDHLAEVHLDRRGEITTLVQQVRQRADGGLIIALLGTLGDAEAELLAGLRGNGATCVAFLLDSNTWLNLPPKARAEAERAHGSSALALLQSGWRVIGVEHGNRLPALWPQAGRGSQGFALRAALAETVAGGMR